In a genomic window of Littorina saxatilis isolate snail1 linkage group LG6, US_GU_Lsax_2.0, whole genome shotgun sequence:
- the LOC138968088 gene encoding histone H3, with the protein MARTKQTARKSTGGKAPRKQLATKAARKSAPATGGVKKPHRYRPGTVALREIRRYQKSTELLIRKLPFQRLVREIAQDFKTDLRFQSSAVMALQEASEAYLVGLFEDTNLCAIHAKRVTIMPKDIQLARRIRGERA; encoded by the coding sequence ATGGCACGTACCAAGCAAACCGCCCGTAAATCCACCGGAGGAAAAGCTCCTCGCAAACAGCTGGCAACCAAGGCCGCTCGCAAAAGCGCCCCTGCCACTGGAGGAGTCAAGAAACCTCATCGTTACAGGCCTGGAACTGTGGCTCTTCGTGAGATCCGTCGTTACCAGAAGAGCACCGAGCTCCTGATCCGCAAGCTGCCCTTCCAGCGTCTGGTGCGCGAAATCGCCCAGGACTTCAAGACAGACCTGCGCTTCCAGAGCTCTGCCGTCATGGCTCTGCAGGAGGCCAGCGAGGCTTACCTGGTCGGTCTCTTTGAGGACACCAACCTGTGCGCCATCCATGCCAAGCGTGTCACCATCATGCCCAAGGACATCCAGCTGGCCCGCCGTATCCGCGGAGAGCGTGCTTAA
- the LOC138968089 gene encoding histone H4 has product MTGRGKGGKGLGKGGAKRHRKVLRDNIQGITKPAIRRLARRGGVKRISGLIYEETRGVLKVFLENVIRDAVTYTEHAKRKTVTAMDVVYALKRQGRTLYGFGG; this is encoded by the coding sequence ATGACTGGCCGTGGTAAAGGAGGAAAGGGTCTCGGAAAGGGGGGCGCCAAGCGTCACAGGAAAGTTTTGCGTGATAACATCCAGGGTATCACCAAGCCCGCTATCCGTCGTCTGGCTCGCCGTGGCGGTGTCAAGCGTATCTCTGGTCTCATCTACGAGGAGACTCGCGGAGTTCTCAAGGTATTCCTGGAGAACGTGATCCGTGATGCCGTCACGTACACTGAGCACGCCAAGAGGAAGACTGTGACCGCCATGGATGTGGTCTACGCCCTCAAACGCCAGGGTCGTACTCTGTACGGCTTCGGTGGTTAG
- the LOC138968473 gene encoding histone H2A-like, giving the protein MGIKGVGRVGVGIIGFVRFAYEFFKHHPTCIMSGRGKGGKVKGKSKSRSSRAGLQFPVGRIHRLLRKGNYAERVGAGAPVYLAAVLEYLAAEVLELAGNAARDNKKTRIIPRHLQLAIRNDEELNKLLSGVTIAQGGVLPNIQAVLLPKKSQTKAPGGKA; this is encoded by the coding sequence ATGGGTATAAAAGGGGTCGGTCGCGTCGGCGTTGGCATTATTGGATTCGTTCGCTTTGCGTACGAATTTTTCAAACATCATCCAACTTGCATCATGTCTGGTCGCGGCAAAGGAGGAAAGGTTAAGGGAAAGAGCAAGTCTCGCTCGTCCCGTGCTGGACTTCAGTTCCCCGTGGGTCGTATCCACCGTCTGTTGCGCAAGGGCAACTACGCCGAGCGTGTGGGTGCCGGTGCCCCCGTGTACCTGGCTGCCGTGCTCGAGTACTTGGCCGCTGAGGTCCTGGAGTTGGCAGGCAACGCTGCCCGCGACAACAAGAAGACGAGAATCATCCCCCGTCACCTGCAGCTGGCCATCCGCAACGACGAGGAGTTGAACAAACTTCTGTCGGGTGTGACCATCGCCCAGGGTGGTGTGCTGCCCAACATCCAGGCTGTGCTTCTGCCCAAGAAGTCCCAGACCAAGGCTCCCGGTGGCAAGGCATAA
- the LOC138968474 gene encoding histone H2B, gonadal, translated as MPPKVSSKGAKKAGKAKAVRSGDKKRKRKRKESYAIYIYKVLKQVHPDTGISSKAMSIMNSFVNDIFERIAAEASRLAHYNKRSTITSREIQTAVRLLLPGELAKHAVSEGTKAVTKYTSSK; from the coding sequence ATGCCACCCAAAGTTAGCTCCAAAGGCGCCAAGAAGGCCGGCAAGGCCAAGGCTGTTCGCTCCGGCGACAAGAAGCgcaagaggaagaggaaggaaaGCTACGCCATCTACATCTACAAGGTGCTCAAGCAGGTGCACCCCGACACTGGCATCAGCAGCAAGGCCATGTCTATCATGAACAGCTTCGTCAACGATATCTTTGAGAGAATCGCCGCTGAAGCTTCCAGACTGGCCCACTACAACAAGCGCTCCACCATCACCAGTCGGGAGATCCAGACCGCGGTCCGCCTCCTCCTCCCCGGTGAGCTGGCCAAGCACGCCGTCAGTGAGGGCACCAAGGCCGTCACCAA